Proteins encoded together in one Felis catus isolate Fca126 chromosome B3, F.catus_Fca126_mat1.0, whole genome shotgun sequence window:
- the CFL2 gene encoding cofilin-2, which yields MASGVTVNDEVIKVFNDMKVRKSSTQEEIKKRKKAVLFCLSDDKRQIIVEEAKQILVGDIGDTVEDPYTSFVKLLPLNDCRYALYDATYETKESKKEDLVFIFWAPESAPLKSKMIYASSKDAIKKKFTGIKHEWQVNGLDDIKDRSTLGEKLGGNVVVSLEGKPL from the exons ATG gcTTCTGGAGTTACAGTGAATGATGAAGTCATCAAAGTTTTTAATGATATGAAAGTAAGAAAATCTTCTACACAAGAGgagatcaaaaaaagaaagaaagccgtTCTCTTCTGTTTAAGCGatgacaaaagacaaataattgtAGAGGAAGCAAAGCAGATCTTGGTGGGTGACATTGGTGATACTGTAGAGGACCCCTACACATCTTTTGTGAAGTTGCTACCTCTGAATGATTGCCGATATGCTTTGTACGATGCCACATACGAAACAAAAGAGTCTAAGAAAGAAGACCTAGTATTTATATTCTG ggcTCCTGAGAGTGCACCTTTAAAAAGCAAGATGATTTATGCTAGCTCTAAAGAtgccattaaaaagaaatttacag gtaTTAAACATGAATGGCAAGTAAATGGCTTGGATGATATAAAGGACCGTTCAACACTTGGAGAGAAATTGGGAGGCAACGTAGTAGTTTCACTTGAAGGAAAACCCTTATAA